A single genomic interval of Peribacillus sp. FSL H8-0477 harbors:
- a CDS encoding ParA family protein, translating to MGMILAIANQKGGVGKTTTSVNLSACLAYIGKKVLLVDIDPQGNATSGAGIEKADVEQCIYDVLVDDVEASEVIRETKVEKLYIIPATIQLAGAEIELVPTISREVRLKRALEEVKEDYDYIIIDCPPSLGLLTLNALTAADAVVIPVQCEYYALEGLSQLLSTIRLVQKHLNHELRIEGVLLTMLDARTNLGIQVIEEVKKYFQDKVYRTIIPRNVRLSEAPSHGEPIIIYDPKSRGAEVYLELAKEVVANG from the coding sequence GTGGGAATGATTCTCGCCATCGCCAATCAAAAGGGCGGTGTAGGAAAAACAACTACCTCTGTTAACTTAAGTGCGTGTTTAGCTTACATAGGTAAAAAAGTATTATTAGTAGACATTGATCCTCAGGGGAATGCGACAAGCGGGGCAGGAATTGAAAAAGCGGATGTGGAACAATGTATTTATGATGTATTGGTTGATGACGTTGAGGCATCAGAAGTCATCAGAGAGACGAAAGTTGAAAAACTATATATAATCCCAGCCACCATTCAGCTTGCAGGTGCTGAAATTGAATTGGTTCCAACTATTTCCCGGGAAGTACGCTTAAAAAGGGCGCTTGAAGAGGTAAAAGAAGATTATGACTATATCATTATTGATTGCCCGCCATCACTAGGTTTGTTAACATTGAACGCATTGACCGCTGCGGATGCTGTTGTCATTCCCGTCCAATGTGAATATTACGCTCTTGAAGGACTAAGCCAGCTGTTAAGCACGATTCGCCTAGTACAAAAACACCTCAATCATGAATTAAGGATTGAAGGCGTACTGCTGACGATGCTTGATGCCCGCACGAATTTAGGAATTCAAGTCATTGAAGAGGTTAAAAAATACTTTCAGGATAAAGTGTATCGAACGATCATTCCACGGAATGTCAGACTGAGTGAAGCACCGAGTCATGGTGAACCGATTATTATCTATGATCCAAAGTC
- the noc gene encoding nucleoid occlusion protein translates to MKHPFSRFFGLGEKEEQQKEMEEPSKNDEIMKLSISDIVPNRYQPRTVFNDDKLSELAQTIHTHGIIQPIVVREYESGKFEIIAGERRFRAMQKLGWETAPAIIKDFNDTETASVALIENLQREELTPIEEAIAYGKLIELHQLTQEALAQRLGIGQSTVANKLRLLKLPQEVQQAVLNKQITERHARSLIPLKNPEKQIRLLEEIIERNLNVKQTEERVVRLLSTEQKPKPKRKAFSKDMRIAVNTIRQSLSMVTDNGINLDSEEEEFEEYYQFTIKIPKKK, encoded by the coding sequence ATGAAGCATCCTTTTTCGCGATTCTTCGGGTTAGGCGAAAAAGAGGAACAACAGAAAGAGATGGAAGAACCTAGTAAAAATGATGAAATCATGAAACTTTCCATCTCCGACATTGTCCCGAACCGATATCAACCAAGAACAGTTTTTAATGATGATAAGCTTTCCGAGTTAGCTCAGACGATACATACACATGGCATCATTCAACCGATTGTTGTGAGAGAGTATGAATCAGGGAAATTCGAAATAATTGCTGGTGAGAGGCGTTTTAGAGCCATGCAGAAGCTTGGCTGGGAAACGGCTCCAGCCATTATAAAAGATTTTAATGATACTGAAACGGCTTCAGTAGCACTTATAGAAAATCTCCAGCGGGAAGAATTAACACCCATTGAAGAAGCAATAGCATATGGGAAACTTATAGAATTACATCAATTAACCCAAGAAGCTCTTGCCCAGCGGTTGGGAATAGGACAGTCTACTGTAGCTAATAAGCTCCGGCTGTTAAAGCTTCCACAGGAAGTCCAACAAGCGGTGCTCAATAAGCAAATTACGGAGCGGCATGCTCGATCGTTAATTCCTTTGAAAAACCCTGAAAAACAAATCAGGCTTCTTGAGGAAATTATTGAACGCAATTTGAATGTTAAACAGACCGAGGAGCGGGTAGTTAGACTGCTCAGTACCGAGCAAAAACCTAAGCCTAAACGGAAAGCATTCTCAAAGGATATGCGAATCGCGGTTAATACAATCCGACAATCTCTTTCTATGGTGACGGATAATGGGATTAATCTTGATTCTGAAGAAGAAGAATTTGAGGAGTATTATCAATTCACTATCAAAATCCCCAAGAAAAAATAA
- the rsmG gene encoding 16S rRNA (guanine(527)-N(7))-methyltransferase RsmG, with translation MKIEQFALQLKEKGIELSSLQLQQFETYYELLVEWNEKMNLTAITEKEDVYLKHFYDSVSAAFYFDFTKPYKICDVGAGAGFPSIPLKICFPNLQVSIVDSLNKRISFLEHLAASLQLTNTTFYHDRAETFAQKADQREAYDIVMARAVARMSVLSELCLPLVKTGGTFIAMKAASAGEEIDIGKKAISAMGGKLEQVHPFLLPEENSERNIIIIQKVKQTPRKYPRKPGTPNKMPIE, from the coding sequence ATGAAAATAGAACAATTTGCGTTACAGTTGAAGGAGAAGGGAATTGAGCTTTCCTCCCTTCAGCTGCAACAATTTGAAACCTATTACGAGCTCTTGGTAGAGTGGAATGAAAAAATGAATCTAACGGCCATAACTGAAAAAGAAGATGTGTATTTAAAGCATTTTTATGATTCAGTCAGCGCCGCCTTTTATTTTGATTTTACTAAACCTTATAAAATTTGTGATGTAGGCGCAGGAGCGGGATTTCCAAGTATACCGCTGAAAATTTGTTTCCCAAATCTTCAGGTATCTATTGTGGATTCGTTAAATAAGAGAATTTCTTTTCTCGAGCATCTGGCCGCTTCTCTTCAGTTGACAAACACCACGTTTTATCATGACCGTGCTGAAACGTTTGCTCAAAAAGCTGACCAACGGGAAGCATACGATATTGTTATGGCTCGAGCTGTTGCCAGGATGTCTGTCCTAAGTGAGTTATGTCTGCCGCTGGTAAAGACAGGCGGCACATTTATTGCAATGAAGGCGGCTAGTGCGGGAGAAGAAATAGATATCGGGAAAAAGGCGATTTCTGCTATGGGTGGAAAATTGGAACAAGTTCATCCGTTTCTTTTACCTGAAGAAAACAGTGAAAGAAATATAATTATTATTCAAAAGGTGAAGCAAACACCTAGGAAATATCCGCGTAAACCCGGTACTCCAAATAAAATGCCGATTGAGTAA